The Ananas comosus cultivar F153 linkage group 7, ASM154086v1, whole genome shotgun sequence genome has a window encoding:
- the LOC109712538 gene encoding putative ripening-related protein 4 has product MATSLLAFASLLLLVVLSNPDLAASVRIAGSCRASGYLPGKSGNCNRENYSDCCEDGKKYPQYRCSPPVTAETPATMTLNSFAKGGDGGGPSECDNKYHPDDEMVVALSTGWFDGMSRCLKNIRINANGNSVLAKVVDECDSVNGCDKDHDFQPPCANNIVDASPAVWKALGIPKKVGEYSITWSDA; this is encoded by the coding sequence ATGGCTACTTCCCTTCTCGCTTTTGCGTCTCTACTACTACTAGTTGTGCTCTCCAACCCCGATCTCGCCGCGTCCGTCCGCATCGCCGGATCCTGCCGCGCTAGCGGCTACTTGCCCGGCAAGTCGGGCAACTGCAACCGCGAGAACTACTCTGACTGCTGCGAAGACGGCAAGAAGTACCCGCAGTACCGATGCTCCCCTCCCGTCACCGCCGAAACTCCCGCGACCATGACATTGAACAGCTTCGCTAAGGGTGGGGACGGCGGGGGGCCGTCGGAGTGCGACAACAAGTATCATCCGGATGACGAAATGGTGGTCGCGTTGTCGACGGGGTGGTTCGACGGGATGAGCCGGTGCCTGAAGAATATCAGGATAAATGCGAACGGGAACTCCGTGCTCGCGAAGGTCGTCGACGAGTGCGACTCTGTGAATGGGTGCGACAAAGACCACGACTTCCAGCCGCCGTGCGCGAATAACATCGTGGACGCTTCGCCGGCCGTGTGGAAGGCGCTGGGGATCCCGAAAAAGGTCGGAGAGTACAGCATCACCTGGTCGGACGCCTGA
- the LOC109712539 gene encoding putative ripening-related protein 4 — MATSLLAFASLLLLVVLSNPDLATSVRIAGSCHASGYLPGKSGNCNRENYSDCCEDGKKYPQYRCSPPVTVETPATMTLNSFAKGGDGGGPSECDNKYHPDDEKVVALSTGWFDGMTRCLKNIRINANGNSVLAKVVDECDSVNGCDKDHDFQPPCANNIVDASPAVWKALGIPKMVGEYSITWSDA, encoded by the coding sequence ATGGCTACTTCCCTTCTCGCTTTCGCGTCTCTACTACTACTAGTTGTGCTCTCCAACCCCGATCTTGCCACATCCGTCCGCATTGCCGGATCCTGCCACGCCAGCGGCTACTTGCCCGGCAAGTCGGGCAACTGCAACCGCGAGAACTACTCTGACTGCTGCGAAGACGGCAAGAAGTACCCACAGTACCGCTGCTCCCCTCCCGTCACCGTCGAAACTCCCGCGACCATGACGTTGAACAGCTTCGCTAAgggcggggacggcgggggacCGTCGGAGTGCGACAACAAGTATCATCCAGATGACGAAAAGGTGGTCGCGTTGTCGACCGGGTGGTTCGACGGGATGACCCGATGCCTGAAGAATATTAGGATAAATGCGAACGGGAACTCCGTGCTCGCGAAGGTCGTCGATGAGTGTGACTCCGTGAACGGGTGCGACAAAGACCACGACTTCCAGCCGCCGTGCGCGAATAACATCGTGGACGCTTCGCCGGCCGTGTGGAAGGCGCTGGGGATCCCGAAAATGGTCGGAGAGTACAGCATCACCTGGTCGGACGCCTGA